Proteins encoded within one genomic window of Haematobia irritans isolate KBUSLIRL chromosome 5, ASM5000362v1, whole genome shotgun sequence:
- the LOC142240076 gene encoding uncharacterized protein LOC142240076 has translation MTHNLNLGPVISDAQFFKDTFLDLPDKFKYAHLNFQSIRPSRYNNKLCELKSMLVGSNIDVFAISETWLKAIVSNRSLSIPGYEIIRSDRLYRVGGGVAIYLRDGLKYNVVFRSSEYGTCESLCVELHLRSTIFLFCVAYLPHGDIEAFRSCHSSIFERYTHILVVGDFNCNIFRDTDSLAMRDVCGGMGFSIIHNSLPTHFDVAHNSTSLIDFCLTNVPHLWRFSSQGQCPGISHHSMIFGSIDIPVVHGASSIQYRDYRNVDWNGIFQYLVGYDFSLLYLTCDVDYQLSIIDSVLRDLFEFVPIVTKRIIPRNDDWLKSDSIAHARSLRDIAYLELRRNPSTENKALYRMYRNRAKAVIRNERRKFFDAKFSQMDGTQIWKTLHSFGCINDDVVVPDIDVNSVNDYFCDSQPAYIGLPITTDLVSSRGMFQFSCIFEVDLLKALAKVRSGAMWKTARVVPVPKKGDSFEFSNLRPISILPAMSKIVEHIINEQILDYLDTNRLLGSFQYGFRRGFSTTTHLLHLTDLIRETFNSSDVGVLVGIDLSRAFDTICHMTLVDKLRNKFRFSVTAAKLMSSYLHDRSQFVAIGSRESSVRHVCGGVPQGSVLGPLLFIMYMNDVTDSIVSHECNFFAYADDIHLFFRSSDMSRLEANVNMTLGNLAAWLSSNGLNINVSKSNAILFNDHGRGCIRICIGTTPVSFVNEMRCLGVVIDHKLEFGTHIGGILSRVAFKLRRLYCVDAYMPRYIRQRVAMALLMPHVNYCIEITSATSGLHLSRIENAVKSIVRYVYGLRKYDHVSAYVIKESTASYSTYFIFAL, from the exons atgACTCATAATCTAAATCTTGGTCCAGTTATAAGTGATgctcaattttttaaagatacaTTTTTGGACTTAccagataaatttaaatatgcaCATTTAAACTTTCAAAGTATACGTCCCTCCCGGTACAATAACAAGTTATGTGAGCTTAAAAGTATGTTAGTAGGTAGTAATATTGACGTGTTTGCGATCTCTGAAACATGGCTGAAGGCTATTGTTTCGAACAGATCTTTATCTATACCTGGTTATGAGATTATTAGAAGCGACCGTCTATATAGAGTTGGTGGAGGGGTAGCTATCTATTTACGTGATGGTTTAAAATACAATGTTGTTTTTCGATCTAGTGAATATGGTACTTGTGAGTCCTTGTGTGTTGAACTGCATCTACGCTCGACTATTTTTCTCTTTTGTGTTGCTTACCTTCCACATGGCGACATTGAGGCATTCCGTAGTTGCCACAGTAGCATTTTTGAAAGGTATACGCATATTTTGGTAGTAGGTGACTTTAATTGCAATATATTTCGTGACACGGATTCGTTGGCGATGAGAGACGTGTGTGGGGGCATGGGGTTTTCAATAATTCACAATTCGTTGCCCACGCATTTTGATGTTGCTCACAACTCTACATCCCTTATTGATTTTTGCCTGACTAATGTCCCTCATTTATGGAGATTTTCTTCGCAGGGTCAATGTCCTGGTATTTCACATCACTCTATGATTTTTGGATCTATTGATATTCCAGTAGTTCATGGTGCCAGCAGTATACAGTATAGGGACTATAGAAACGTTGATTGGAATGgtatttttcagtatttggttgGTTATGACTTCAGCCTATTATACCTGACATGTGATGTTGATTACCAACTTTCTATTATCGATTCGGTCCTTCGTGACTTATTTGAATTTGTTCCAATTGTTACGAAACGTATTATTCCTCGCAATGATGATTGGTTGAAATCTGATTCTATAGCACATGCCCGGTCTTTAAGAGACATTGCTTATCTTGAATTGCGGCGAAATCCCTCCACGGAGAACAAAGCCTTATATAGAATGTATAGGAACCGTGCCAAAGCTGTCATTAGGAATGAGAGAAGGAAGTTCTTTGATGCTAAATTCAGTCAGATGGATGGTACACAGATTTGGAAGACTCTTCACTCATTTGGCTGTATCAATGATGATGTAGTTGTGCCTGATATTGATGTTAATAGTGTTAATGACTACTTCTGCGACTCTCAGCCTGCATATATTGGCCTTCCAATTACGACTGATCTTGTTTCAAGTAGGGGCATGTTTCAATTTTCTTGTATATTTGAGGTTGATTTACTGAAAGCGTTGGCTAAGGTTAGATCTGGTGCG ATGTGGAAAACGGCCCGTGTTGTTCCAGTACCTAAAAAGGGTGATTCATTTGAATTCTCTAACCTCAGACCTATTAGCATTTTACCTGCTATGTCGAAGATAGTGGAACATATTATCAATGAACAAATTTTGGATTACCTTGATACTAATCGCCTTCTTGGATCCTTTCAGTATGGTTTTAGACGCGGCTTTAGCACTACTACTCATCTGTTGCATCTCACGGATCTAATTAGAGAAACGTTCAATAGCTCTGATGTCGGCGTTCTTGTTGGTATTGATTTATCAAGGGCATTTGATACCATTTGCCATATGACTTTGGTTGATAAATTGCGCAACAAGTTTAGGTTCTCTGTTACTGCGGCTAAATTAATGTCATCTTATTTGCATGATCGATCACAATTTGTTGCGATTGGGTCAAGAGAGTCGTCGGTCCGACATGTTTGTGGAGGGGTTCCGCAGGGGTCGGTCCTGGGACCgttattatttattatgtatATGAACGATGTGACTGATTCGATTGTATCTCATGAATGCAACTTTTTTGCTTATGCTGATGACATTCATCTATTTTTTAGGAGTAGTGATATGTCACGGttagaagcaaatgttaatatgACTTTGGGGAATCTTGCTGCCTGGCTGAGTAGTAATGGTCTCAATATTAATGTTAGTAAGTCTAATGCCATTCTATTTAATGATCATGGACGGGGCTGTATTAGGATATGTATTGGTACAACTCCTGTTAGTTTTGTTAATGAGATGAGGTGCTTGGGTGTTGTCATTGACCACAAGTTGGAGTTTGGCACTCACATAGGTGGGATCCTCTCAAGAGTTGCGTTTAAATTGCGTAGACTATATTGTGTAGATGCGTATATGCCTCGCTATATTCGCCAGAGAGTTGCAATGGCTCTTCTTATGCCCCATGTTAATTACTGCATTGAGATTACATCCGCGACATCTGGCCTCCATCTTTCAAGGATAGAAAATGCAGTTAAATCAATAGTTCGATATGTCTATGGTCTCAGGAAATATGATCATGTGTCGGCTTAT GTCATCAAGGAATCCACAGCTTCTTATTCCACGTATTTCATCTTTGCATTATGA